One Pongo abelii isolate AG06213 chromosome 12, NHGRI_mPonAbe1-v2.0_pri, whole genome shotgun sequence DNA segment encodes these proteins:
- the RHOB gene encoding rho-related GTP-binding protein RhoB, producing the protein MAAIRKKLVVVGDGACGKTCLLIVFSKDEFPEVYVPTVFENYVADIEVDGKQVELALWDTAGQEDYDRLRPLSYPDTDVILMCFSVDSPDSLENIPEKWVPEVKHFCPNVPIILVANKKDLRSDEHVRTELARMKQEPVRTDDGRAMAVRIQAYDYLECSAKTKEGVREVFETATRAALQKRYGSQNGCINCCKVL; encoded by the coding sequence ATGGCGGCCATCCGCAAGAAGCTGGTGGTGGTGGGCGACGGCGCGTGTGGCAAGACGTGCCTGCTGATCGTGTTCAGTAAGGACGAGTTCCCGGAGGTGTACGTGCCCACCGTCTTCGAGAACTATGTGGCCGACATCGAGGTGGACGGCAAGCAGGTGGAGCTGGCGCTGTGGGACACCGCGGGCCAGGAGGACTACGACCGCCTGCGGCCGCTCTCCTACCCGGACACCGACGTCATCCTCATGTGTTTCTCGGTGGACAGCCCGGACTCGCTGGAGAACATCCCCGAGAAGTGGGTCCCCGAGGTGAAGCACTTCTGTCCCAACGTGCCCATCATCCTGGTGGCCAACAAAAAAGACCTGCGCAGCGACGAGCATGTCCGCACAGAGCTGGCCCGCATGAAGCAGGAACCCGTGCGCACGGATGACGGCCGCGCCATGGCCGTGCGCATCCAAGCCTACGACTACCTCGAGTGCTCGGCCAAGACCAAGGAAGGCGTGCGCGAGGTCTTCGAGACGGCCACGCGCGCCGCGCTGCAGAAGCGCTACGGCTCCCAGAACGGCTGCATCAACTGCTGCAAGGTGCTATGA